A window of Mustela nigripes isolate SB6536 chromosome 9, MUSNIG.SB6536, whole genome shotgun sequence contains these coding sequences:
- the LOC132025036 gene encoding heterogeneous nuclear ribonucleoprotein A3-like isoform X2: MEGHDPKEPEQLGKLFIGGLSFETTDDSLREHFEKWGTLTDCVVMRDPQTKRSRGFGFVTYSCVEEVDAAMCARPHKIDGRVVEPKRAVSREDSVKPGAHLTVKKIFVGGIKEDTEEYNLRDYFEKYGKIETIEVMEDRQSGKKRGFAFVTFDDHDTVDKIVVQKYHTINGHNCKVKTIISKQEMQSAGSQRGRGGGSGNFMGRGGNFGGGGNFGRGGNFGGRGGYGGGSGGSRGSYGGGDGGYNGFGGDGGNYGGGPGYSSRGGSGGGGPGYGNQGGGYGGDGRGYDGYNEGGNFGGGNYGGGGNYNDFGNYSGQQQSNYGPMKGGSFSGRSSGSPYGGGYGSGGGSGGYGSRRF, from the exons ATGGAG GGCCATGATCCAAAGGAACCAGAGCAGTTGGGAAAACTGTTTATTGGTGGTTTGAGCTTTGAAACTACAGATGATAGTTTaagagaacattttgaaaaatggggTACACTTACAGATTGTGTGGTGATGAGAGACCCCCAAACAAAACGTTCCaggggttttggttttgtgacTTACTCTTGTGTTGAAGAGGTGGATGCAGCAATGTGTGCCCGACCACACAAGATTGATGGGCGTGTAGTGGAACCAAAGAGAGCTGTTTCTAGAGAGGATTCTGTAAAGCCTGGTGCCCATCTAACAGTGAAGAAAATTTTTGTTGGTGGTATtaaagaagatacagaagagTATAATTTGAGAGACTACTTTGAAAAGTATGGCAAGATTGAAACCATAGAAGTTATGGAAGACAGGcagagtggaaaaaagagaggattTGCTTTTGTAACTTTTGATGATCATGATACAGTTGATAAAATTGTTGTTCAGAAATACCACACTATTAATGGGCATAATTGTAAAGTGAAAACAATTATTTCTAAACAAGAAATGCAGTCTGCTGGATCACAAAGAGGTCGTGGAGGTGGATCTGGCAACTTCATGGGTCGTGGAGGGAACTTTGGAGGTGGTGGTAACTTTGGCCGTGGTGGAAACTTTGGTGGAAGAGGAGGCTacggtggtggtagtggtggcaGCAGAGGTAGTTATGGAGGAGGTGATGGTGGATATAATGGATTTGGAGGTGATGGTGGCAACTATGGTGGTGGTCCTGGTTACAGTAGTAGAGGAGGCTCTGGTGGTGGTGGACCAGGATATGGAAACCAAGGAGGTGGATATGGAGGTGATGGTAGAGGATATGATGGTTACAATGAAGGAGGAAATTTTGGAGGTGGTAACTATGGTGGTGGTGGGAACTATAATGATTTTGGAAATTATAGTGGACAACAGCAATCAAATTATGGACCCATGAAGGGGGGCAGTTTTAGTGGAAGAAGCTCAGGCAGTCCCTATGGTGGTGGTTATGGCTCTGGTGGTGGAAGTGGTGGATATGGTAGCAGAAGGTTctaa
- the LOC132025036 gene encoding heterogeneous nuclear ribonucleoprotein A3-like isoform X1 produces the protein MEVKPPLSRPQPDSGRRRCRRGEEGHDPKEPEQLGKLFIGGLSFETTDDSLREHFEKWGTLTDCVVMRDPQTKRSRGFGFVTYSCVEEVDAAMCARPHKIDGRVVEPKRAVSREDSVKPGAHLTVKKIFVGGIKEDTEEYNLRDYFEKYGKIETIEVMEDRQSGKKRGFAFVTFDDHDTVDKIVVQKYHTINGHNCKVKTIISKQEMQSAGSQRGRGGGSGNFMGRGGNFGGGGNFGRGGNFGGRGGYGGGSGGSRGSYGGGDGGYNGFGGDGGNYGGGPGYSSRGGSGGGGPGYGNQGGGYGGDGRGYDGYNEGGNFGGGNYGGGGNYNDFGNYSGQQQSNYGPMKGGSFSGRSSGSPYGGGYGSGGGSGGYGSRRF, from the coding sequence ATGGAGGTAAAACCGCCGCTCAGTCGCCCCCAGCCCGACTCTGGCCGTCGCCGCTGCCGCCGGGGGGAGGAGGGCCATGATCCAAAGGAACCAGAGCAGTTGGGAAAACTGTTTATTGGTGGTTTGAGCTTTGAAACTACAGATGATAGTTTaagagaacattttgaaaaatggggTACACTTACAGATTGTGTGGTGATGAGAGACCCCCAAACAAAACGTTCCaggggttttggttttgtgacTTACTCTTGTGTTGAAGAGGTGGATGCAGCAATGTGTGCCCGACCACACAAGATTGATGGGCGTGTAGTGGAACCAAAGAGAGCTGTTTCTAGAGAGGATTCTGTAAAGCCTGGTGCCCATCTAACAGTGAAGAAAATTTTTGTTGGTGGTATtaaagaagatacagaagagTATAATTTGAGAGACTACTTTGAAAAGTATGGCAAGATTGAAACCATAGAAGTTATGGAAGACAGGcagagtggaaaaaagagaggattTGCTTTTGTAACTTTTGATGATCATGATACAGTTGATAAAATTGTTGTTCAGAAATACCACACTATTAATGGGCATAATTGTAAAGTGAAAACAATTATTTCTAAACAAGAAATGCAGTCTGCTGGATCACAAAGAGGTCGTGGAGGTGGATCTGGCAACTTCATGGGTCGTGGAGGGAACTTTGGAGGTGGTGGTAACTTTGGCCGTGGTGGAAACTTTGGTGGAAGAGGAGGCTacggtggtggtagtggtggcaGCAGAGGTAGTTATGGAGGAGGTGATGGTGGATATAATGGATTTGGAGGTGATGGTGGCAACTATGGTGGTGGTCCTGGTTACAGTAGTAGAGGAGGCTCTGGTGGTGGTGGACCAGGATATGGAAACCAAGGAGGTGGATATGGAGGTGATGGTAGAGGATATGATGGTTACAATGAAGGAGGAAATTTTGGAGGTGGTAACTATGGTGGTGGTGGGAACTATAATGATTTTGGAAATTATAGTGGACAACAGCAATCAAATTATGGACCCATGAAGGGGGGCAGTTTTAGTGGAAGAAGCTCAGGCAGTCCCTATGGTGGTGGTTATGGCTCTGGTGGTGGAAGTGGTGGATATGGTAGCAGAAGGTTctaa